The following are from one region of the Vitis riparia cultivar Riparia Gloire de Montpellier isolate 1030 chromosome 9, EGFV_Vit.rip_1.0, whole genome shotgun sequence genome:
- the LOC117922181 gene encoding NADP-dependent malic enzyme-like, with protein MISLNSSSFLSNSGFSGISRSVSQRKVLPPVVLALGSNGRAGELNVSAVMESTLKELRDGNTVLEVDSKSAVSGGARDVQGQDAATEDQIVTPWTITVASGYSLLRNPHHNKGLAFTEKERDHHYLRGLLPPAVVSQDLQVKKLMANIRQYTVPLQKYMAMMDLQERNEKLFYKLLMDNVEELLPVVYTPTVGEACQKYGGILRRPQGLFISLNEKGKILEVLKNWPEKNIQVIVVTDGERILGLGDLGCQGMGIPVGKLSLYTALGGVRPSACLPVTIDVGTNNQKLLDDEFYIGLRQKRATGQEYAELIHEFMCAVKQNYGEKVLVQFEDFANHNAFDLLARYGTTHLVFNDDIQGTASVVLAGLISALNLVGGTLAEHTFLFLGAGEAGTGIAELIALEMSKQTQAPLEETRKKIWLVDSKGLIVSSRMDSLQHFKKPWAHEHEPIKNLVDAVKAIKPTVLIGSSGVGRTFTKEVVEAMASFNEKPIILALSNPTSQSECTAEEAYTWSEGRAIFASGSPFDPVKYNGKVFVPGQSNNAYIFPGFGLGLIISGAIRVHDDMLLAASEALAKQATQENFDKGMIYPPFSNIRKISAHIAANVAAKAYELGLATRLPQPENLVEYAENCMYSPAYRSFR; from the exons ATGATCTCGTTGAACAGCAGTAGTTTCCTG AGCAACTCGGGCTTTTCCGGGATTTCTCGGAGCGTGTCTCAGAGGAAGGTTCTACCTCCGGTAGTGTTGGCTTTGGGGTCCAACGGCAGAGCAGGGGAGCTAAACGTCAGCGCTGTGATGGAGAGTACATTGAAGGAGTTGAGGGATGGTAACACGGTGCTTGAGGTGGATTCGAAATCCGCGGTCAGTGGTGGGGCTCGGGATGTTCAAGGCCAGGATGCCGCCACAGAGGATCAGATTGTTACTCCTTGGACTATAACCGTCGCTAG CGGTTATTCGTTATTGCGGAATCCACATCATAATAAAGGGCTTGCCTTCactgaaaaagagagagatcaCCATTATTTACGTGGCCTTCTCCCTCCAGCTGTTGTCTCTCAAGATCTTCAG GTAAAAAAGTTGATGGCCAATATCCGCCAGTATACTGTTCCGTTGCAGAAGTACATGGCAATGATGGATCTTCAG gaaagaaatgaaaagctGTTCTACAAGCTACTCATGGATAATGTCGAGGAGCTGCTCCCAGTTGTCTATACCCCAACGGTTGGTGAAGCTTGCCAAAAATATGGAGGCATCTTGAGGCGTCCTCAGGGCCTTTTCATTAGTCTGAATGAGAA GGGGAAGATTCTTGAGGTACTGAAGAACTGGCCTGAGAAGAATATTCAAGTTATTGTTGTCACTGATGGGGAGCGAATTTTGGGGCTTGGGGATCTTGGTTGCCAG GGTATGGGGATACCAGTAGGGAAACTGTCTTTATATACTGCACTTGGAGGAGTTCGTCCCTCAGCC TGCTTGCCAGTTACAATTGATGTGGGAACAAACAATCAGAAATTATTGGATGATGAGTTCTATATCGGGCTCCGGCAGAAGAGGGCAACTGGGCAG GAATATGCTGAACTTATACATGAATTCATGTGTGCGGTCAAGCAGAACTATGGGGAGAAAGTCCTTGTTCAG TTTGAGGACTTTGCAAACCACAACGCATTTGATCTGCTTGCAAGATATGGTACAACTCATCTTGTTTTCAATGATGATATTCAG GGAACGGCATCTGTGGTTCTTGCAGGGCTCATTTCAGCGCTAAATTTAGTTGGGGGAACCTTAGCTGAACATACATTTTTATTCCTTGGTGCTGGAGAG GCTGGCACTGGAATAGCAGAACTCATAGCTCTTGAGATGTCAAAACAG ACACAAGCTCCACTGGAAGAGACCCGCAAGAAGATTTGGCTTGTGGACTCAAAG GGATTGATTGTTAGCTCCCGCATGGATTCACTTCAACATTTCAAGAAGCCCTGGGCTCATGAGCATGAGCCTATTAAAAATCTCGTAGATGCTGTTAAG GCAATCAAGCCAACAGTGTTGATTGGATCTTCAGGAGTAGGCAGAACATTTACCAAGGAGGTGGTTGAGGCCATGGCCTCCTTCAATGAG AAACCCATCATTCTTGCTCTCTCCAACCCGACTTCACAATCTGAATGTACAGCTGAAGAAGCTTATACATGGAGTGAG GGTCGTGCCATTTTTGCTAGTGGAAGCCCATTTGACCCTGTCAAATACAATGGGAAAGTTTTTGTGCCTGGACAG TCAAATAATGCATACATTTTCCCTGGATTCGGTCTGGGTTTGATCATCTCTGGTGCAATCCGTGTGCATGACGACATGCTTTTGGCAGCCT CGGAAGCTTTGGCAAAACAGGCAACCCAGGAGAACTTCGACAAGGGAATGATATACCCACCATTCTCTAATATCAGAAAGATTTCAGCCCATATTGCCGCTAATGTGGCTGCTAAAGCTTATGAGCTTG GTTTGGCTACCCGTCTCCCTCAGCCGGAAAATCTGGTGGAGTATGCTGAGAACTGCATGTACAGCCCTGCATATCGATCATTCCGGTGA